From a region of the Agrobacterium tumefaciens genome:
- a CDS encoding NADH-quinone oxidoreductase subunit G: MAKLKVDGKEIEVPDHFTLLQACEEAGAEVPRFCFHERLSVAGNCRMCLIEVKGGPPKPAASCAMGVRDIRGGPNGELPEVFTNTPMVKKAREGVMEFLLINHPLDCPICDQGGECDLQDQAMAFGIAGSRYAENKRAVEDKYIGPLVKTVMNRCIHCTRCVRFTTEVAGIAELGLIGRGEDAEITTYLEQAMTSELQGNVVDLCPVGALTSKPFAFTARPWELNKTETIDVMDALGSAIRVDTRGREVMRVMPRVNEAINEEWISDKSRFIWDGLKTQRLDRPYVRKDGRLQPATWGEAFGAIRSAVGSTSGSKIGAIAGDLASVEEMFALKSLLASLGSANVDCRQDGAALDPSLGRASYLFNATIEGIEQADALLIVGANPRYEAAVLNARIRKRWRRGGFPIGVIGEGGELRYDYEYLGSGAETLSDLANGSHSFFDKLKSAKNPLIIIGQGAVARADGAAVLAAAAKLAVSVGAVTEEWNGFSVLHTAAARVGGLDIGFVPGEGGVAAADMVASMDVLFLLGADEIDLSNKGAKFTVYIGSHGDHGAMHADVILPGAAYTEKSGIWVNTEGRVQVGNRAGFAPGEAREDWAILRALSDVLGKKLPFDSLSALRGQLYVAHPHLAETDDVIAGNGKDIEALAGKVGSLNKSAFASPVKDFYLTNPIARASAVMAECSALARNNFKAAAE, translated from the coding sequence ATGGCAAAGCTCAAGGTTGACGGTAAAGAGATCGAGGTTCCGGATCATTTCACGCTGTTGCAGGCGTGTGAGGAGGCTGGCGCCGAAGTTCCGCGCTTTTGTTTTCACGAGCGCTTGTCGGTCGCGGGTAACTGCCGCATGTGTCTTATCGAGGTGAAGGGCGGACCGCCCAAGCCTGCTGCATCCTGCGCCATGGGCGTGCGCGATATCCGCGGCGGCCCGAACGGCGAACTGCCGGAAGTTTTCACCAACACGCCTATGGTCAAGAAGGCCCGCGAAGGCGTGATGGAGTTCCTGCTCATCAACCACCCGCTGGATTGCCCGATCTGCGACCAGGGCGGTGAGTGCGACCTGCAGGACCAGGCTATGGCCTTCGGTATTGCCGGTTCGCGTTACGCCGAGAACAAGCGCGCGGTTGAAGACAAGTACATCGGACCGCTCGTCAAGACGGTCATGAACCGCTGCATTCACTGCACGCGCTGCGTCCGTTTCACCACGGAAGTTGCCGGCATTGCAGAGCTTGGCCTGATCGGCCGCGGCGAAGACGCCGAGATCACCACCTATCTCGAGCAGGCGATGACCTCCGAGCTTCAGGGCAACGTTGTTGACCTTTGCCCGGTTGGCGCGCTGACCTCCAAGCCATTCGCTTTCACGGCGCGTCCGTGGGAACTCAACAAGACCGAAACCATCGACGTCATGGACGCGCTCGGTTCGGCGATCCGTGTCGATACGCGTGGCCGTGAAGTCATGCGCGTCATGCCGCGCGTCAACGAAGCCATCAACGAAGAGTGGATTTCCGACAAGAGCCGCTTCATCTGGGATGGCCTGAAGACGCAGCGCCTTGACCGTCCGTATGTTCGCAAGGATGGCCGTCTGCAGCCTGCGACCTGGGGCGAAGCTTTCGGCGCGATCCGTTCCGCCGTCGGCTCAACCTCGGGCAGCAAGATCGGCGCAATCGCCGGCGATCTGGCCTCTGTTGAAGAAATGTTCGCGCTGAAGTCGCTTCTCGCATCGCTCGGCTCGGCCAACGTCGATTGCCGTCAGGATGGTGCAGCTCTCGATCCGTCGCTCGGCCGCGCCAGCTACCTGTTCAACGCCACCATCGAAGGCATCGAACAGGCTGACGCGCTGCTGATCGTTGGCGCCAACCCGCGTTACGAAGCGGCCGTTCTCAACGCCCGCATCCGCAAGCGCTGGCGTCGTGGCGGCTTCCCGATCGGTGTGATCGGTGAAGGCGGCGAACTGCGTTACGACTACGAATACCTCGGTTCCGGCGCAGAAACGCTGTCGGATCTGGCAAACGGCTCGCACAGCTTCTTTGACAAGCTGAAGTCTGCCAAGAACCCGCTGATCATCATCGGTCAGGGTGCTGTGGCGCGCGCTGATGGTGCTGCCGTTCTGGCCGCTGCTGCAAAGCTTGCCGTTTCGGTTGGCGCTGTCACCGAAGAGTGGAACGGTTTCTCGGTTCTGCACACGGCGGCTGCCCGCGTTGGCGGTCTGGATATCGGCTTCGTACCGGGTGAGGGCGGTGTTGCCGCTGCTGACATGGTCGCGTCGATGGACGTTCTCTTCCTGCTCGGTGCAGACGAGATCGACCTGTCGAACAAGGGTGCCAAGTTCACTGTCTACATCGGCAGCCATGGTGACCACGGCGCAATGCACGCCGACGTCATCCTGCCAGGTGCGGCCTATACCGAAAAGTCGGGTATCTGGGTCAACACCGAGGGCCGCGTTCAGGTTGGCAACCGTGCAGGTTTCGCACCTGGCGAAGCCCGCGAAGACTGGGCAATCCTGCGTGCGCTCTCCGACGTTCTCGGCAAGAAGCTGCCGTTCGACTCGCTGTCGGCTCTGCGCGGCCAGCTTTACGTTGCCCATCCGCATCTGGCTGAAACCGACGACGTCATTGCCGGCAATGGCAAGGATATCGAGGCACTGGCCGGCAAGGTTGGCTCACTCAACAAATCGGCGTTTGCCTCGCCGGTAAAAGACTTTTATTTGACGAACCCGATTGCGCGCGCCTCCGCTGTGATGGCCGAGTGCTCCGCATTGGCCCGCAACAACTTCAAGGCTGCGGCAGAGTAA